ataattccagaaatagaaattaagaaagaaaattgaaaaatttgtaaagattAATGATTCTCTTCACAATTCTTGCctaatggaaatattaaatttaaaatctcgatacgaatacttttttttaaatcattgttttcgcgaaacgatgattcgattattatactataatatataatatataattccagaaatagaaattgagaaagaaaattgaaaaatttgtaaagattAATGATTCTCTTCACAATTCTTGCctaatggaaatattaaatttaaaatctcgatacgaatacttttttttaaatcattgttttcgcgaaacgatgattcgattattatactataatatataatatataattccagaaatagaaattgagaaagaaaattgaagaatttgtaAAGATTAATGATTCTCTTCACAATTCTTGCctaatggaaatattaaatttaaaatctcgatacgaatacttttttttaaatcattgttttcgcgaaacgatgattcgattattatactataatatataatatataatataattccagaaatagaaattgagaaagaaaattgaaaaatttttgcctaatggaaatattaaatttaaaatctcgatacaaatacttttttttaaatcattgttttcgcgaaacgatgattcgattattatactataattgcGGGGAATAATTGATATTCCCTGGAAAGAAATCGATCCGAAATAATCGGTCGTGTTTGATATGATGGAACGTTGTGACACGTGGCGGTGACACAAGGGGGCCGAAACGTTTCGAGATCGCTCGTATTGCAAGCGATACGAGTTATGAATTCATCGGCCGATACATCGGCTGACCGGTGTTACGTCAACAGCTCGAACCGTTGGTGGAGCACCTTGTCCCGTGAGAAATCGGCTTAAAAGCACGACAGCGAAACGCGCCCGTTTCGAAATGACTGATCGTCGCACCGGTGTAATTGCAATTATCGACCGATTTCAATCTTTCCCGCCCGATTTTCTATTCCTGTATGCGTGCACGTGATTCGATGATGgcgtcgtttttttttttttttagtgtaaATCATTCTTCGagttagattatttataatacgagTTAAATTGTTAGAtgataaagtattattttgagaaatttaaatttttaaatgcattctttattttcattatttggaATAATGGTTCGTTTGCGTGAGAAGGAAATTAGCTAATTTGGAAAGCTATTTGTCCGTCATGAATGATAGATCATTCTGTGTATGTTTGttcttgattatttaattttgtttctagtttggattataattaattaaagtctttgaaatttttatgaatgtgTATATTGAATgtgtatatttctaaatttctctgtctttttttcttttccaggtgagttttaatttcatcgtCGAGTGTTTATATAAGTTAACAATGATGAAGgttttcgaagaatttgagagaggaagaaagtgtgagtaaaatttcattcaaaaagtCATTTGCTGATACAATTTGTAAGacagatcgaagaaaaatattaaaataagaaaattttacaaagaataagaataaatcttaaagaaaaataatatggcATATTTATATGAGATATTTAAGTTAcgtaaaaaatctaaattcacgtcataaaagaattcaaaatcaaCGATGATTTTGTAGAAAgttgatcgaatattttatcggTAAATAAGGAGAAGaaatagagaagaatttttatccagaacataattaattaacctcAATAAAAAGCGTTCTCGTTGATTGCTGTTCTGGTAAATAGaatcgatgaaagaaaaagcgaTTCCATTAGTCACATATTTCGATCTCTTTGAAACCAACCACAAAACATAAAAACACCAAGattccattatttaattactctcgttttctctttcttagAACCATTTCCCCCTTATTACAATTTCAcctactaaaaataaaaaagaaacattccaATTTCTCGATTCCAAAAATCAGTTTCctcgaacgaattaaaaaagaaaaaaaaatcaaagtcaATACAaatcttctcttcctcttcctccaatCGAAGGCCACGAGAAACGCGGCGAACAAacgttctcctcctcctcccccttcctcccccaaATAAAATAACACGCGGGAAATTCGAGATTGCGCGGAGAAATCCCTCCCTTTTTGGAACGAAGTTAGCCGCCGACTAAGCGGGCTGCGTGTTACGTGAATCGCGAAATTAATAGACGGCTGCGCGGCGAGGGGGCGTGTGTTCATTTTCGAGTGGCGACGCAACGCGTTGTAAAATCGGATGTTGGACGGAAGCGGCGGGACCGACTTACTCCACACCTGTGAGCTATGGATATAaagggtggtggtggtggtggtgggccGTTGTTGCGAACCTCTGAAATAAACGGAAGCTCGCAGTCTGGATTAAGTGGGCGCTGGAAATTGTGTTTCGTTCGTGGGACGAATCGAAAGGGAATTAGAATTGATCGGTGGCGTGAAGGATAATTCGAATATCCAGCATGGAATTTAGGTTAGTCTCTCCACGATGATATATAATCCCgcgtgtttaaaaaatatttctcgaggaTCTTGcaaggaaattataaaatattaatgatggaATGAGAGGGAACGattcagataaatattttaatgaagagaaaatttcatttcaataaaatattattagatattaataatggtTTAATAagaagttttataatattttaatcaattggaatgggaaaaagaattattacgtATACGCGTAATTAGTTTGTAACAAGATTCTTATCCCATCGTCTATCCATTTTGAGATGCAAACTGCAAGTTAAATTACTTGATTTGCATGTGCACGAGTTCGTGTAAAATGATGATGATCCACGAGCCATGGCCTGGATACCTAAAATTGTGTCGCAGGAAGTAATTACATcgattataatgttaattataaacgTATCTCGCGTTACTTAACCGTTGGTGGTAATCTTTCGCGTGTTCTTCTTCACGGTTTGTGAATACCGATTGAAATGAGAAACATGGGAACATGTTGCATTCGATAACGATAATGGCTGACCTATCTTTTATTAAGAAGTAATGAGGTCGTTGATGATAGTTGGCGCTATCGTCGTGAGACTTCGGCCAGACGGGTTCATAAGGGGTCAGTCTAATGACTCTCGCTTTAATATTGCAcacaattttgtatatttcgatattatggAATGCGAAAAAGGGGattgttaaaatgaaatttttaattgttgcaAATtcctgtatatattattatcgaaaacaattagcaatatttcaattcttttctcaACATTTCTTATATccttttaaacgaaaaagatttatttccaAACGAAGATTCAGATCAACAAGAAAATTCTTACactttccaatatttcttttacgaGAAATTATCGAGtattaaacgaaagaaaagcatATTCTTGTTCTCTTTTCCATcctaatttatcgaattttgaaagaaaaaaatctcgagaattatttcatttagatTTCTCGAAAACAATTAGCCTCTCAAAGTTCACAGTCACCATTTCTTGTACGATCTCGTATTTCACGCGTCATCCAATTCCATTCGAGAAAGTTTCAGGCTGGAAAATGTAACGTGGAGAAGTGtcgattcaaatttcttctGCGTTAAATCCCCCACAATTTGCAACGATAACCAAGATTGTGCAAGGGTAAATCGGACGGTTTTGCAACTCATCCATTCGATTTCTCCTCGAAGATCGTTTGAAAGCTCGGaattggataattatttataaccaCCGGTTACAGAAATTgaacaaagaaattattaccCGTTGTTGTTGGTCACCTGAAGGTTTAAAATTGTTACGTAAAGAAATCTCGTAAACGAGAACAAAGTTTGCTGAATTTCATATCTTTCGTGGAATACGTTTGTTTGATTAAGTTCGAGTGTttctttagaagaagaaaaaataacgaatgcGATTATGCGTATAATACAACAAGTTGtacatttttatgtaaatatttacataagagAAGATGTTTGCTTAATAACACATTCGTgattgatgataatgataattttattaatggaatttatttaatcaattgtattgaatatattgttGGAAGCgacaaataattgttatttaaataagaaagatttaataataagacaTCATCAGGatgttaaagaataattaattttgatattaagctaaaaattatacgttacgagtcaaaaattaaatttacgcacgttttttacatttagttccaagtaaaaatttgaattatattcattgCGGACCATGATCTGACGAATATATTTAGTACAAATAAaggaatattggaaaaatctcGAGAGTTATTTCTCACAAATggatactattttaaaaacaaatatttattttcgattacttTCATTTCCGTGTCGCGTCGTTAAAAACGTAATCCTACATTATCGATCCACTTGATGCGTTTCAATGTAATTTACTTTAATCACATTGATAcacaatataattctttataaaaatacgaacGAAGCATAGATTCTAAACATCGAAAcagcgaaaaaaaattcatctatgTACgtccattaatttttattcaacgaattataagtaatttgaGCTCGCGTTATTTTATCACGGGAGGAAGCGAGATGGAAATAGAGTATAAACGGCGGTGTAACAAGGACAGAGCGATCGACGTAAAAATGCTCGTAACTCGTTAATCAAGCCTTATCGGACGTacttttttcatcgtttcaaCGATTAGATTCTATCCTcgaaaaggatatttttattaaacactcCGTTAGGTAAAGGATCACATAATTGCAATCCAATCCTGGACCGCAAAATCTTCTCGATCGACTCGAATGGACtgcttatataatttaatagaatctaCTATCTCCTTTTAATCGATTCCGCAACAGAAATACGTCCCTGTCACTTTCTATGCACCGACCACGGTAATTAGTCGATGCAATCATCCAAACGGGAACCCGTTTCAAACTTCGATATATTATAGTCGCGATAAGGACTTGTTGACCGGAAGAACGCGTGATATCGTCCAGGTGTTCCACTTTCCGCtcatttccttccttctttcatcGTACTCAAGactttccctttctctttcgtcCCTTTATTTTTTCCCCACGTGTCGATTGCGACGCCCTCGTCAGAAACGTTGATCGAAACCTTCTTCTTGGGATCAAGAAGAAAGAGGTAAGTGAGAAGTAAATAGCGAGAGGAATCATCTTTTCGATGAAATACAAGTTGTCATTCTCTTTGATAACGAGGCCAATGAAAACGGGATTTATAAACGTGTTTTAATCCGTCGTTGCGAATGATGGAATTTCGTGTTCTTGAACAAGGTGCTCGACACGGATTATCAGAAAGAATCTCTGTTGTTTATCGTTGATGATCGAACGTAAATAACcggatttgtttttttctctttgagaatgaaaaaaaaaaacatcattaACAATTTCTCGTTAATTTTCCTTCGCTCGACTCGTTCGACACGATCATTCGATCGTCGTATAATTGTTGTTTTATAATTGCTAATCCTAGTTTTGTTTATCacattatatgaaaatgttatattcatCGTTGTATTATTTAGAGAGAATAAGaaaggatattttatttattattcgtggaTAGATGttagatttgaaatattatatattgaaacttAGTTAATATCGCTTGCGCAAGTGGAAAAGAGAAACGTGAAAAattggtaatatttttttttttttgtggaaaTTTATTATGCAACGTGTTTTTcaggtaataaaatttcatttcctcgTATTCAATTGTCGTTGCAATCGTCGTTTAATCTCGTCGGCTTATAATGTTTTCGTTGTTTGTCAATttgtcttttcttctttcttcgtttaaaaataatcgtgattcatttcaattcgttgaaaatggaaagaaagcattacctgtatatatatacatggtgttgaaaaagaaagtagTTAAATTTATAGTTAACCAGTTAAATATAGTTATTTCATGCGCCTGTAAAATACTTaacctttaaatttttttcgatgaacgaattctgaaataaaatttcgatttatcgagTGGTATGAAATGATTAAACCCAGTTCCAATCTTTAAAGTCGCCTTTGTGAAACCGCCTATTTCACGGATTCTGATCAATTGCACAGTGCTCCAGGCCTTTTGCGACCTGACTTTTTCACGCGTAAGAAACGCCGCATAATCAGCGCCATTATGCAATCCCGTGACTCAATCtctgctaaaaaaaaatcactgttCTCGCTGCAGATGTTTACAGCCCCGGCGATTTAGAAAGCGAAAGTCGTCACGAGgaacgaaacgagagagagagagagagatcctcCATCAAGCAAATGATGTTATCGTGCGCcatctatttctaatttcgtgcaatgataaattatcgataaggcTGAACCTATgccacaaaaaagtattaaaaaaaaattaaagaacagTGATTCTTTAATTCGATAACGAAATTGTTGGTTGTACGCTATTCTGTTAAAATGATTCCTCTGTGACGAATCGAGgagtagaatatatatattacgtcaCGTTGTCTTTCACTATATAGGTGTGATATGTCACGTGGTCGAGTTTCCACCAATGCGGAGCGTCGCATCGTGCACGTGATATGTGACGTCACGATTCGGCGCGCAAATGTAATTTACGAAACAGtattatcattctttttcgacaatgaaatgataaattattgttaatgaaatttggaaataatcgAAGGAATGAAATTCGAGTTGTTGTGATTAACTTTACAAGTCAATCCAATTTCTATGCTTTGGCATACCTTTCGttcaaaattcaagaaaaaaagatcgcACATCAACTTGTAAATTCCAATCTTCAGATTTTGATGGATTCAATCTTGGAAATAACTCGTTTAATGTGGAGaatgtttgtaaaaattttggaaaaaagtaTGTTTtcgttttctcatttttttacagTGGAATGAAAAACTTGTAAAGATGGTATAATCGAGGAGGAGATATTGAAGAAGCTTGACGCTTCAAAATCAGGCAAGACAAAATGCTCTACGACTTTTTATCACAAAGTTACAAGAGTTCAAAgatcgacaattttttttgttttccattACAATTTagttgtttcttttatttcgttgAGTATTGTATTTccgaattaatgataattttgaagaaattccaTCCTGAtccgattttaatattatatttttcgattggattcgattaaaattctaatttcattaaaatcgttcaaattattcaatagtTTCATCACTTACTTTAGACATCATTCATtgcaacatatatatacacatgtatCTATCTGCGACCAGCGTTAATTCAGATTGTTCGACATTGACGACAACAACAAGATTGTCAAGTTTTCGTCGCTTTCAACGCGTACAATCTACGTATATTTTACGCCATAGTAAAATCGTagcaataattcatttttggaaattggaaagtCGAtcgttcaaatatatatttatacatcatatatgttcgaaaattaaataagcgacaagaattaaatatacatatatacatatatacatacatacatacatatatatatacacatatatatatatatatatataaataaaatatatcgttatataaaatattataccgtTGATTCAAAAGTCGTTGAAAAGTGTAACAAAAATTGCAATGATTCTATGAAGTTAAAACGTGACAAAAGTTTGGAGAATGCGTTACAACGTATGACCCTGTCGTGTCATCATATCATATCTTCGTTGTCCAAATTTTACTGATTCCAAGCATATACGTTTCACGTGGCATCACGAATCTTTTGCATACAACGTTTTTTACTACTCGACaacaattaaagtaaaatttaaggTAAGTTACATAAATCTACATTACACTTGAGCGCGATGTTCCTCAATACTTTCTTGAAATAACCCCACTCGCATGTACCGTGAGGGCATCCTTTGTAATTAAGTGGTCTCTCGTTCGAGTACAATTTCACCTTGAAACCGTCGCTGCATCTGAAAGTACAATTATCGAGTGGAATGAGCGAGGATCAGATTCGAAAACacgaattttgattaaaattaaaattatttcgcaaTTATTACTTGTAAAAGACGGCCGCCACGTTCCCGTTGTACGGTATCAGATAGCTCAGATCGTATTTCCTGTTTCTCAAATCGTGGAGGGTGAAATTAAGCGGCATAGGCGCGTCACCGTCCAGGTGGCCCAATAAGCTGTAGAAGAACATCAACGAGTGGAAATCGCCGAAGTAAAATATACCTTTCGGCTCTTCGTGCACGTTCCCCTTTTCCAAATTCctgaaaaatcaatcaatcttTCCAACCATTCAAATCAACGCTTTGgctaaattcaaaatttttcccaaGTTGTCTTAGatgtaaaaaatgtttagaattacagaaaaagaaatggaagtaCAGACGATTTTAAAGGAACTTCCCTTACGTATACTTACGTAAAGTGAATGTACAAGTCCTTCAGAATTGGACACGCGGCTTGGGTGTGTTTTTGAAAGTATGGGGGTGAACGATACAGATATCGATCGATGTATATGGCGAAGAATTTCAGCTCTTCCTTCGTGAACATGGCACACCATGGAGACTTTACGTCCGGATACCAAGATGTCTCACGCATGCAAACGTAGTTCGCATCGAGGAGTTGGTCTgagtttgattaaatttataaagtttataaagtttgcaacaatatataaatgtaataagaatttttatatatatataccgaaAGCGTAAATGAAATGGGCAGGATCGCTCGACAAGTCGTATCGTTGACGAATCCCGTTGATCATTTTACGAAACTCATCGTTAAATATAAAGAGATCCCTCGTGTTGTAATAGTCGAAAAATTCCCTTTGGGTAAGATGGTACTGGAAATTGTacacttacatatatatatacatacggtGGATCGATACATTATTTCTCGAACTTACGATacgataatgtaattatatatcgaatagaAACCTGCAATATTTTATCGTGAGACGTGTTCCGTATATCCACGTTGTCCAAGTTAATGTTGCCGAAAAGACCTTTGATCAAGGACCTCATGCTGGCTATCGATCGTTGAGCGTTCATTGCCCTGAACTGAAGCGTCAGAAATCGATGTGAATATTACGATTGTCAAatgtggaaaaaattttgtgtTCTACGTTaatcacgtttctttttttttttttttttcaaggattTACATAGTATTGCTTCTTCAAGGTATTGACAGGGCGGCATTGGATCAGTTCCGGGAAATAGGTCTTCAATCGTTGGCCGAGCCTCATCATTCCCAATTCACCCTCCTTCGATAATATCCACACCTTCGTTTTATCGATGTATTCGTAATTATTCCAATGCTTGATCCTTTCGTAATCCTTTTGACACATTCGTCCCGCTGTTGACAAACGATTAACTCCAAAAGTCACgtcgtataaatattatattaaatatatattaatgtatatatatatatacacattcgaACCTTTGCTATGCGCGAGGTCacgtttaataatttccatGTTATTATCATCTTTTAGCCTCATGCTCCAATATTTGGGCGGTGATATGCTTCCATGTTTCAACAGCATCCAAATCTGCAATGGCTCGCAGTCTGGagagaatggaataaaaaaagaaaaaaaaaaaatggaataataagaGAACGATGAATCTATccgaataacaatttttgttaCCTACTTGGTATCATGGAATCGGTTATAGTGCCGCGAACATTCTTATATGCCGTTCTGATACCGAACAACAAGTAAGGATTTGGATCGTCAGCGTAGCAATATTCACCCACGATTAAATGACCTTCCAAGCACAGAATTGCGATTAATGTCGcgattaatatgattttatcgCTCTGCATGTTTTCGAGATAATCCCtggaaaaaacaaattactggaaataaattataaattcgattaattcgaacgatattaacgatattcgtggaaagagaaagatgtatgtttattaaaattcgattatggTTATTGAGATGAACAAAGAGTATGatgtagaatttaaaataagatttaaaagaagagtatatatatatatatatatatttgtatatatgtacatatatatacatataaatcgtatatatatgtgtgtgtgtgtatatatatatatgcatcttCTGTGGTACGTACAATTTATCAACGATTGTCCGAGCACTGCTGTACACCTTCTGTGATTGAGCGATTCAACGCGTACGTTCCCTTCTTTTATAGGAACGAGTTTATTAGTAGCCTTACCTCTTATTGCTTTGCacgatttatcgaattattttggaGCACgcgttaaaattgataattacgcGGAAGtgaggagaaaggagaaataagaataataataaatttaggaataatttataacatactAAGAATGATTTTGTTGTATGTCTCAATTGCCACTGTTTAGAATACTTTGTTATATTTAGAACGTATCGTAAGTGGCCAAGATAAGCTGCACGTGACATGATACCTTTGTGTACAATCTCTAAAGCTGTAAcagtaaaaaattcaattaaaatgtcTGATTTCATTGCCTACAATAATGCGATGGAAAACAATACGATTAAAACGCccaataaaattgtgaaagaaTGAATGATTGAGCGAAtgaattaatagaaatcaCAATTTTATGTCTGGGAATGAatggtaattaaaatatttaatcatttcttttttttttcttgtttttgctttattaataataattgtacagaaattttaagttttctctctctttctttctctagtTTTGGATTaactcatattttataatatcatcaaagatattcttttatttcattgatcGTTATCCACTGGATGACaagtatttttagaaaataaaatcaatgctCAAATTTTCAGTCAaggatttttttaacttaccaTCTTTTAAATACCAATtctgcaaaattttaaattgtccacgttttattcttcttcacctaaataaaaatatcgacgaTGTAtcaaaagtttattaatttattaattttatctcgtaaaagaaattttttaaattgcatttatttatcttctttatttatttacgacaaattgagaatataaattgttttatttataactgatACACTTCTTGCAAAGTGAATTTGCAGTGAACAACGAATATAAATTGCTGGAAATTGTTTATCttgaacaaatgaaaaatctagCAAAGCCAATTCCAACTTCCACCAAGTCCATCCACCAAAAcgtttaaattcgattttcattactttatatttcacTCTCTGAACCACGTTTcagatagtaaaaaaaaaagaaaaaaagaaaaaaggttaACAGGATGTTTTGTTCGATCTCTAATCAAGAAAATTGAGAACTTTTCAAAGATTGGTCTAACACGTTGATCTAAAAAGAggttaaaaaagttttaataagacTCTTTCTAAACGAATggtatagattttttttttcaatggtgCGGGAATCgaagtaaattttatcgacgatgactttttcttctttcttcgattccACCGCGGTCGTcgcgtttgaaatatttgaccTTCTTCGATTCGcgggaaaatgaaattttgattaaaggtactttttttctttttttcatgaaattcgacagaattttttacaaacacGTTGCAAAAAGTGTTACTTATACTATAGTGAACAGCGAGGAGAGACATTAAAAGATTTACGGTTACAAGAATTGTCGAAGAATCGATAGAAATCTTCGTAACATGGAACAGATAATTAACAGAGATATACGAGTGTTTTAATATGTTGTCCCTATTACACCTTTCAATTACTTTTACACTGATATTATACCTCGGTAATTATAgatgttcatttttattatcggaTCTTAACTTTCAATATCGCGTTTACGACGATGTCGTGAAacgtatatatgaaaaattgatgcgTGAGATATCATTTCAAAGAATAGGGACTGTTTGTCTCCAataagtaattgaaaattgtcatggaagaaatttaaagatgcgatatattaataaaaattgagaagaagaggagagaagaatgaagaatattttgaaagaatggagaatattttgaaatgagaaaattaatgataagaCTTACTGTgagaatacaataattaactcaacctttattaattattgtatttttacaatataaagagGTTGCAGGAAAATttagatacaatttttaaagctTTTAAAGCCTTTATAACATACTGTTTCGTTTTGTTTAAAAGTCAAACTGgatttaataatcgatcgtTCGTAAATGTGATAATCGAGggaaaattttgttgaaatgtaaaaaaatttattcgcaatgaaacgaaaattaacgcgatttcaaattttacacgCACCGTTTCCTGAATCGCTGATTCAGAAACGAATGCCGGAGAGATGTCTGTTTCGCGGCACGAGCGCAAATTCCAATTATGCGTGTATAACAAATCTCTGTTATTCTATCTGTATGATTAACTAAAATAATTCAGTTGAATTCCTCGTTGTTTCCTCGTGTAAACACAATTTTTCAAGCCTAGAAAGATATTCTCGGTTGtggacaatataatttattgtgttaaatttccataaattgtaaataattacattctaaatatagaatcaattttcatttccataaaaaacgcgccttttttttatatataatacacgatattacattattttcttaaattgttGGCGCAAAAAGTCGTCGCTGcaaattttgacaaaaatctaataaagtaAACACGgtttatatttccataaagGAACCATTCCAAcgtattttctcgaaattaattcctctttctttctttcttttttattttcaattaaataaaccgAAGATTTGCATTCAACTCGacgtgaaatataaataaaaatataataataatcgggaCGCGAGTTTTATCGAATTTGACGAAAGgcatcaatttaaataatgtttgacTCGTGAGCAATGGCCACGTACACGTTTCTACAATCAACCCGGCGCTTTTATTAAAGCACAAAgggattgttattttattcaaaatatcgagCCCTTCGTTGGCCACCCGTTTTAATGCTGTGTAGCGACCGACTGGACATTGTTATACTATACCGTTATGAAACTGTAATTTCGAGACACTTGGCGaggatgaaattatataaactggAAATGATTTGCATTTTGATCATTGAATAAATACG
This region of Apis mellifera strain DH4 linkage group LG14, Amel_HAv3.1, whole genome shotgun sequence genomic DNA includes:
- the LOC100578307 gene encoding multiple inositol polyphosphate phosphatase 1, with translation MQSDKIILIATLIAILCLEGHLIVGEYCYADDPNPYLLFGIRTAYKNVRGTITDSMIPNCEPLQIWMLLKHGSISPPKYWSMRLKDDNNMEIIKRDLAHSKAGRMCQKDYERIKHWNNYEYIDKTKVWILSKEGELGMMRLGQRLKTYFPELIQCRPVNTLKKQYYFRAMNAQRSIASMRSLIKGLFGNINLDNVDIRNTSHDKILQYHLTQREFFDYYNTRDLFIFNDEFRKMINGIRQRYDLSSDPAHFIYAFDQLLDANYVCMRETSWYPDVKSPWCAMFTKEELKFFAIYIDRYLYRSPPYFQKHTQAACPILKDLYIHFTNLEKGNVHEEPKGIFYFGDFHSLMFFYSLLGHLDGDAPMPLNFTLHDLRNRKYDLSYLIPYNGNVAAVFYKCSDGFKVKLYSNERPLNYKGCPHGTCEWGYFKKVLRNIALKCNVDLCNLP